One genomic window of Monodelphis domestica isolate mMonDom1 chromosome 1, mMonDom1.pri, whole genome shotgun sequence includes the following:
- the SMC6 gene encoding structural maintenance of chromosomes protein 6 gives MAKRKEEHLMPSSLQKRQRQEPDRASVEEDDDEPCLALSTGSSAAQSMSAEVGIIESIQLKNFMCHSMLGPFKFGSNVNFVVGNNGSGKSAVLTALIVGLGGKATATNRGSSLKGFVKDGQSSAAVSITLRNRGEDAFKPAVYGESITVHQHISIEGSRSYKLKGQMGNLVSSKKEELTAILDHFNIQVDNPVSVLTQEMSKQFLQSKNEGDKYKFFMKATQLEQMREDYSYIMETKARTQDQIKQGEERLQELRRQCLEKEERFQSIADLSVMKRKLEELKHEMAWALVGEYEAETEEIRASIGMGEQRTARLSQKVEAWQAKVRAAEERLKAIQDQLEHISEEAIALEPRCIHAKEDLIRRKKAYNDAEVLYNRCRSEHRSLAKDGEQLQARIQELKRSADQSLEPARRERQSKIAALSDKAQSHEAQEELLGQELERFQQAIKKDKEERSRIMQEEADIRQVLDAKRSHLEHLRGSRSNRLKQFGSQVPALLEAIDEAYKKGQFTRKPVGPLGACIRLRDPELALAIECCLKGLLFAFCCHNYKDERVLQGLMKSFYPPATFRPQIIVSEFRDKVYDVTHRAAYHPDFPTVLTALDIDNAVVANSLIDMRRIETVLLIKSSPLARAVMQAQKPPKNCKEAFTADGDQVFERRYYSSERTRPRYLTGDVEKEISHLEKEVENKMAQLGALQQHVRSLESDLQKNQELVSSHHQHLKELKIKIKKILLEIKELENEEENQSVDISTLEEENEEIQKRMKEVEEKMSVQKEEMESLRKARAEAEQTYEDFKMKIHQVSELAEPVKEELNEADAEVDAQKRSLRHYEDRLSQHVATVQVKKDELARTERELEEKIALAKKICPERMEVKKSPSALDKEISRLRQKIQSESDSHGDKDDIIRQYKEAKDTYQDLDSKVKSLKKFIKLLEKIMAQRYSTYQQFRRCLTLRCKLYFDNLLSQRAYSGKMLFDHKKETLAITVQPGEGSKAAFSDMRSLSGGERSFSTVCFILSLWSIAESPFRCLDEFDVYMDMVNRRIAMDMILKMADSQHYRQFILLTPQNMSSLPPSRLIRILRMPDPDRGERGQRALPFRPVNQEEDDD, from the exons ATGgccaaaaggaaggaagaacactTGATGCCCAGCAGCCTCCAGAAGAGGCAGCGGCAGGAGCCGGACAGGGCGTCCGTGGAGGAGGACGACGATGAGCCCTGCCTCGCCTTGTCCACTGGGAGCTCGGCCGCCCAGTCG ATGTCGGCGGAAGTCGGCATCATCGAGAGCATCCAGCTCAAGAACTTCATGTGCCACTCGATGCTCGGACCCTTCAAGTTCGGCTCCAACGTCAACTTCGTGGTCGGGAACAACGGGA GCGGGAAGAGTGCTGTGCTGACGGCTCTCATTGTGGGCCTCGGGGGGAAGGCCACAGCCACCAACCGGGGCTCCTCTCTGAAAGGCTTCGTGAAGGACGGACAGAG CTCCGCGGCCGTGTCCATCACGCTGAGGAACCGCGGCGAGGACGCCTTCAAGCCGGCCGTGTACGGCGAGTCCATCACGGTACACCAGCACATCAGCATCGAGGGCAGCCGCAGCTACAAGCTCAAGGGCCAGATGG GGAACCTGGTTTCTTCAAAGAAGGAAGAGCTGACGGCGATCCTGGACCACTTTAACATCCAG GTGGACAACCCCGTCTCGGTTCTGACCCAGGAGATGAGCAAACAGTTTCTGCAGTCCAAGAATGAGGGCGACAAGTACAAG TTCTTCATGAAGGCCACCCAGCTGGAGCAGATGAGGGAGGATTACTCCTACATCATGGAGACCAAGGCTCGGACCCAGGACCAAATCAAGCAAGGGGAAGAG CGCCTGCAGGAGCTCCGGCGCCAATGCCTGGAGAAGGAAGAGCGCTTCCAGAGCATCGCCGACCTGAGCGTCATGAAGAGGAAGCTGGAGGAGCTCAAGCACGAGATGGCCTGGGCCCTG GTGGGTGAGTACGAGGCCGAGACCGAGGAGATCCGGGCCAGCATCGGCATGGGCGAGCAGCGCACGGCCCGGCTCAGCCAGAAGGTGGAGGCCTGGCAG GCTAAGGTGAGGGCGGCCGAGGAGAGGCTGAAGGCCATCCAGGACCAGCTGGAGCACATCAGCGAGGAGGCCATCGCCCTGGAGCCGCGCTGCATCCACGCCAAGGAGGACCTGATCCGCAGGAAGAAGGCCTACAACGACGCCGAG GTGCTGTACAACCGCTGCCGCAGTGAGCACCGGAGCCTGGCCAAGGACGGCGAGCAGCTGCAGGCCCGGATCCAGGAGCTCAAGAGGAG cgCGGACCAGAGCCTGGAGCCGGCGCGGCGCGAGAGGCAGAGCAAGATCGCAGCCCTGAGCGACAAGGCGCAGAGCCACGAGGCCCAGGAGGAGCTGCTGGGCCAGGAGCTGGAGCGCTTCCAGCAGGCCATCAAGAAGGACAAGGAGGAGCGCTCCAGGATCAT GCAAGAAGAAGCCGACATCCGGCAGGTCCTGGACGCCAAGCGGAGCCACCTGGAGCACCTGCGGGGCAGCCGCAGCAACCGGCTCAAGCAGTTCGGCTCGCAGGTCCCGGCCCTGCTCGAGGCCATCGACGAGGCCTACAAGAAGGGGCAGTTCACGCGCAAGCCGGTGGGCCCGCTAG GGGCCTGCATCCGCCTCCGGGACCCCGAGCTCGCCCTGGCCATCGAGTGCTGCCTCAAAGGCCTCCTCTTCGCCTTCTGCTGCCACAACTACAAGGATGAGCGCGTGCTGCAGGGGCTCATGAAGAGCTTCTACCCGCCGGCCACCTTCCGGCCTCAGATCATCGTCTCCGAGTTCCGGGACAAGGTGTACGACGTGACCCACAG GGCGGCCTATCACCCCGACTTCCCCACCGTGCTCACAGCCTTAGACATCGACAACGCCGTCGTGGCCAACAGCCTGATCGACATGCGGAGGATCGAGACGGTGCTGCTGATTAAA AGCAGCCCTTTGGCTCGTGCCGTGATGCAGGCTCAGAAGCCCCCCAAGAACTGCAAAGAAGCTTTCACCGCGGACGGTGACCAAGTGTTCGAACGGCGCTATTACTCCTCGGAGAGAACAAGGCCCCGCTACCTCACCGGCGATGTCGAGAAGGAAATCAG tcatttggagaaggaagtggagaACAAAATGGCGCAGCTGGGCGCTCTGCAGCAGCATGTGCGCTCCCTGGAGAGCGACCTGCAGAAGAATCAGGAATTGGTCAGCAGCCACCACCAGCACCTCAAAGAGCTCAAG attaaaattaaaaaaatccttctggAAATCAAAGAGCTTGAGAACGAAGAAGAAAACCAGTCGGTGGATATCTCGACCCTG GAGGAGGAAAACGAAGAAATTCAGAAGCGGATGAAGGAGGTGGAGGAGAAGATGAGCGTccagaaggaggaaatggagagtTTAAGGAAAGCGCGTGCGGAGGCCGAGCAGACGTACGAGGACTTCAAGATGAAGATCCACCAGGTTTCGGAATTGGCAGAGCCCGTGAAG GAGGAGCTCAATGAGGCTGACGCCGAGGTGGACGCCCAGAAGCGCTCCCTGCGCCACTACGAGGACCGGCTCAGCCAGCACGTGGCCACCGTCCAGGTGAAGAAGGACGAGCTGGCCCGGACGGAGAGAGAGCTCGAG GAGAAGATCGCGCTGGCCAAGAAGATCTGCCCCGAGCGGATGGAGGTGAAGAAGAGCCCCTCGGCGCTGGACAAGGAGATCAGCCGGCTCCGGCAGAAGATACAGAGCGAGAGCGACAGCCACGGGGACAAGGACGACATCATCAG gcagtACAAGGAGGCCAAAGACACCTACCAGGACCTCGACAGCAAGGTGAAGAGCCTGAAGAAGTTCATCAAGTTACTGGAGAAGATCATGGCCCAGAGATACAGCACCTACCAGCAGTTCCGCAG GTGTCTCACCTTGCGGTGCAAGCTGTACTTCGACAACCTGCTCTCGCAGCGGGCCTACTCGGGGAAGATGCTCTTTGACCACAAGAAGGAGACGCTGGCCATCACG GTCCAGCCTGGAGAGGGGAGCAAAGCTGCCTTCAGTGACATGCGGTCCCTGTCCGGCGGGGAGCGCTCCTTCTCCACCGTCTGCTTCATCCTGTCTCTGTGGTCCATCGCCGAGTCGCCCTTCCGATGCCTCGACGAGTTCGACGTCTACATG GACATGGTCAACCGGAGAATTGCCATGGACATGATCCTGAAGATGGCCGACTCGCAGCACTACCGCCAGTTCATCCTGCTCACGCCACAGAACATGAG CTCCCTCCCCCCGAGCAGACTGATTCGAATCCTGCGCATGCCGGACCCCGACAGGGGCGAGAGAGGCCAGCGAGCCCTGCCCTTCAGGCCGGTCAACCAAGAAGAGGACGACGACTGA